The Polaromonas sp. SP1 DNA window GCGCTTGCCGCGCGGGCGGTACGCTGGATACCAATGGGGATGGAAAGATCGACGAGAAAGACGCGAACGTTTGCGCATACACCTCGCCTGCGGATGGTATCGACGTTGTTCTTGTCATCCTGAATTCTTTGGGTGAGGACACCGGCCTTAGAAGCGTTCAGAATGCCAGCGGCTCCATCACGATTCGCACCAAGGGCGCGCCCCCTCCGCAGAACTGCACCAACCCGGTGTATGCGGCGGCCCATGTGGAGGAATGCGGCAGTTGCGCCGACGCGGCATACGCTGCGGCACATGAGAGCGAATGCAAGCTCCCCAATTGCAGCAGCGCCGCATACCGGGCAGCCAATCCGGGCGCCTGCCCAGGCTCGGTCCTGAACCGTTCGTGGCGCCAGCTCTTTCCGCGCGCTAATTGAAAATAAGTTTGAAAATCGCTGCTTTTACCAAGAGATCATTCATGATGACCACATCGAACAAAAACGGCGGCTCGGCGGGCTTCACGCTGATTGAGATCATGATCGTGGTGGCGATTGTCGGCCTGCTGGCCGCGATCGCCCTGCCGTCCTACCAGAGCTATATAGCACGCGGCAACCGCGCCGCGGCGCGGGTGGCGCTCTCGCAAGCTGCCCAATACATGCAGCGCTTCTACGCCGCCAACGACCGCTACGACGCCGACCGCACGGGTACCCAGACAATCTGGGCCACCATGCCGCCCACTTTCATGAAGGCGCCCGCAGATGGCACCGCGCTCTATGAAATCTCCAACACCGGCACCAATCCGAGCACTGCTACCGCGAGCACGTTCACGCTTATCATGCGTCCTGTGTCCACAGCCAGCATGGTCAATGACAAGTGCGGCGGATTCACCCTGACGCAGGCGGGTGTCAAAGGCATCACCGCCGCAGCCCCGACCGCCGCCTTGATCGCGGAATGCTGGCGTTAAAACGATAGGCCCCGTCCCCCGATGTGGCCGCAGCGGGGAACCATGCAACAGCCCATCCACAAAGCCTCCACTCCCGAATTTATTCAAGCAGCCCTGCAGGCTGCGGCCAACGCACCCCACAGCGCATCGCCCAATCCGCGCATAGGGTGTGTCCTGGTCTCGGCCGACGGGCAAGCCATAGGGCTGGGCCACACACAACAGGCCGGCGGCCCGCATGCGGAAATCATGGCGCTGCGCGATGCAGCGGCCCGAGGCCATTCCACGGAAGGCGCTACGGCCTTCGTCACGCTGGAGCCCTGCTCCCACCATGGGCGTACGGGCCCCTGCTGCGACGCCTTGATTGCCGCGGGCATTCGCAAGGTTGTCGCCTCCATGGCGGACCCCAACCCCCTGGTTTCCGGCCAAGGCTTTGAGCGCCTGCGCGCGGCGGGCATAGCGGTTGACGTGGGCGCCGGCGCCGCGCAGGCCAAAGAACTCAACATCGGCTTCTTCAGCCGCATGGTCCGCAAAACCCCCTGGGTCCGGATGAAAATCGCGGCTTCGCTGGACGGCGCCACCGCTTTGTCCAATGGCCAGAGCCAGTGGATCACCTCACCCGAGGCCAGGGCCGACGGCCATGCCTGGCGCGCCCGGGCCTCTGCCGTGCTGACAGGTATCGGCACCGTACTGCAAGACAACCCAGGCCTGGATGTCCGTTTGGTGGAGACCCCGGTCCAACCCTATCGCGTCATCGTTGACAGCCTGCTGCAGACGCCGGTTGATGCCAGGATTTTCCAGGCCGGCGGCCCGGTCTGGATTTACACCGCCATCCAGGGCTCGCCCCGGGAAGCCGCCCTGGTGGCCAAGGGCGCCACGGTCACGTTCTTGCCGGATGCACGTGGAAAAGTGGACCTGGCCGCCATGATGAAAGACCTGGCCCGCCGCGAAATCAACGAACTCCATGTGGAAGCCGGCAGCAAGCTGAACGGCTCGCTCATCCGGGAAGGCCTGGTGGATGAGGTCCTCGTCTACCTCGCCCCCAAGTTGCTGGGCCCCGGTCTCGGCATGGCCTCCATAGGCCCTTTTCAGGCGCTTTCAGAAGCCGTGCCGCTGCAATTTCACTCGGCGGACCGGGTGGGCGCTGATTTGCGCGTGATCGCTCGCATCACGGGGCGAGACCAGTTTTAGAACAGCTTCTTGGCACGGCCCGGCCTTGAGCCGCCCTGAAACCAGGGCTTTAAGCCTTCTTTTGCCGGCCTTTGGCGCCCTTCCCGGCGTGCTGTCCCCATTCCCTGCGAAAATAGAGCCATGTTTACCGGAATCATTACCGGCATGGGGCGCATCGTCGCCATCCATAGCCTGGGCAGCTCTTCAGACCACGGCAAGCGGCTCACCGTTGAGGCGCCTGCGGGTTACCTCGACGACGTGGGCCTGGGGGACAGCATTGCGCTGAACGGCGCTTGCATGACAGCCACCAGCCTGGACATCCCCAACCAGCGCTTCACCATCGACATTTCCGCTGAATCGCTTGCCAAAACCACGGGACTGGCCGAGCCCGGCCCCATCAACCTGGAAAAAGCCCTGCGCGCCCATGACCGCCTGGGTGGCCACATCGTGTCCGGCCATGTCGACGGCATCGGCAGCGTGACGCACTTTGCGCAAGTCGGCGAAAGCTGGGAACTGCGCATACGCGCGCCGCGCGAGCTGAGCAAATACCTGGCCTACAAGGGCTCCATCACCGTCAATGGCGTCAGCCTGACCGTCAACCGGGTCGTTGACCTGCCCGGCGAGTCCGGCGGCAGCGAGATCAGCATCAACCTGATCCCACACACGGTCGAAAACACCGCCCTGGGCCAATTGGCCGCAGGCTCCAGCGTCAACCTGGAAATCGACCTGATCGCGCGGTACGTGGAGCGTATGCTCAACGACCCCCACAAAAATATCAAAACCCCCTGAACCATGACCACTGCCTCCACTGTCATTTCGCCCGTTGAAGAAATCGTCGCCGACATGCGTGCCGGCCGCATGGTCATCCTGATTGACGAAGAAGACCGCGAAAACGAGGGCGACCTGGTGCTCGCGGCGGACCACGTGACGCCGGAGGCCATCAATTTCATGGCGCGCTTCGGCCGCGGGCTGATCTGCCTCACGCTGACCCGCGATCGCTGCGAGCTGTTGCAGCTGCCGCCCATGGCCACGCGCAACGGCACCAAACATTCCACGGCATTCACCGTGTCCATTGAAGCCGCCGAGGGCGTGACCACCGGCATCTCCGCAGCCGACCGTGCCCGCACCGTGCAGGCCGCCGTCGCCAAAGACGCCAAGGTCAGTGACCTGGTGCAGCCCGGCCACATCTTCCCGCTGCAGGCCGTTGATGGCGGCGTTCTGATGCGCGCCGGCCACACCGAAGCCGGCTGCGACCTGGCCGGCATGGCCGGTTGCTCCCCTGCCGCCGTGATCTGCGAGATCATGAAAGACGACGGCACCATGGCGCGCCTCCCGGATTTGCTGCTGTTTGCCGCCGAACACGGCCTGAAGATCGGCACCATTGCCGACCTCATTGAGCACCGCAGCCGCAACGACTCCCTGGTCGAGAAGATCGGCTGCCGCACGATACAGACCGCTTTTGGTGAATTCACGGCCCACGCCTTTCGTGACAAACCCAGCCAGGGCCTGCACCTGGCGCTGGTGCGCGGTGAATGGTCTGCCAACGACGTGGTCGCCGCGCGCGTGCACGAGCCCCTCTCGGTACTCGACGTCCTTGAAACCGGCCGTCCGATGCATTCATGGAGCCTGGACCAAAGCCTCAAGCACATCGCGGACGAAGGCAAAGGTGTGGCCGTGTTGCTGAACTGCGGTGAAAGTGCCGCGCAATTGCTGGCCCAGTTTGAAGGCACCGCACGCGCCAGCCAGGCGCCCGAGCGCGGCCGCATGGACTTGCGCACTTACGGCGTGGGCGCGCAGATCCTGCGCGAATGCGGCGTGCACAAAATGAACCTGATGGGCAACCCGCGCCGCATGCCCAGCATGACGGGCTATGGCCTCGAGATCGTCGGCTACATCACCAAAGACTGACTTTCCCCTTCCGCCATTTCATCCATTTATAAATCTACAAATCAATCAAAAGGGAATCACCGTGTTTGGAGCAGAAAAAGGGACAGCCGACAAGCTGGACGGCAGAAAACTTTCCATCGGCATCGTGCAGGCGCGCTTCAATGAAAGCATCACCAACGCCCTGGCCGAAGCGTGCAAGCATGAGCTTGCAGCCCTGGGCGTGCACGAAGACAACATCCGGCACATCCTGGTGCCCGGCGCACTCGAAGTGCCCTGCGCACTGCAGGCCCTGGCCGAAAGCGACAAGTACGACGCGCTGATTGCCCTAGGCTGCATCATCCGCGGCGAGACCTACCACTTCGAGCTGGTCGCCAACGAAAGCGGCTCGGCCGTCACACGCCTGGCGCTGGACTACCAGTTGCCGATCGCCAACGCCATCCTGACGACCGAAAACCTGGCGCAGGCGCAGGCCCGCCAGGTTGAAAAAGGCCGTGACGCCGCCCGCGTGGCCGTCGAAATGGCCAACCTGATCAATGAAATTGCCTGAGCCACGGCTCTCACACCCCTAACCCGACTGGCACTTTTCATGGCTGATCCCATCATCAAACCCAAACGACCGCCCCAAACCCGCACCGGCCTGACCGATACGGGCGTTAAAAAGGCGGCAGACAAATCGGCACGCACCCGCGCCCGCGAATTCGCCCTGCAGGCGCTCTACCAGCACCTGGTCGGCCGCAACGAGGCCGACTCGATCGATGCCTTCACACGCGACCTGGTGGGCTTTCACAAGGCCGACTCCGCCCACTACGATGCCCTGCTGCACGGCTGCATTGAAGGCGCCAAAACACTGGACGCCGCCATCACCCCCCTGCTGGACCGGCCTATGGCCGAGATCTCGCCCATCGAGCATGCCGTGCTGTGGATAGGCGCCTATGAGTTCACCCATTGCCTGGACGTGCCCTGGCGCGTCGTGATCAACGAGTGCATCGAGCTTTCCAAGGCCTTCGGCGGCACCGACGGCCACAAATACGTCAATGGCGTGCTGAACAAGCTGGCGCCCGCCCTGCGCGCCGCTGAAGTGGCCGCCGACAAATCCAGGCAAAACCCGGCGTGAGGGGCTGCCTGTGAAGATCGCGCAGCGGGCTCAGCGCATTGAGCCGTTTTATGTCATGGAAGTCGCCAAGGCAGCTTCCGCACTGGCGCAGGAGTTCGCCCACACCAATAAGCCGATGATCTTCCTGAATATCGGCGAGCCGGACTTCACCGCGCCGCCATTGGTGCAACAAGCCGCAGCACGCGCCATCGAAAACGGCACAACGCAGTACACCCAGGCCACCGGCCTGCCGGCCCTGCGCGAGCGCATCAGCGACTGGTATACCTCGCGTTTCGGCGCCCAGGTGGCCCCCAGCCGCATCATCATCACGGCGGGCGCTTCGGCCGCACTGCAATTGGCCTGCCTGGCTTTGATTGAAGCCGGTGACGAAATCCTGATGCCGGACCCCAGCTACCCCTGCAACCGCCATTTCGTCAGCGCTGCGGAAGGCCAGGCCGTGCTGGTACCCACCACGGCGGGCGAGCGCTTTCAACTGACCCGTGAAAAAGTCGAAGCCGCCTGGAACCCCAAGACACGCGGCGTGCTGCTGGCCTCGCCCTCCAACCCGACAGGCACGTCGATTGCGCCTGAAGAGCTGCAGCGTATCCACGAGTTCGTGCACAGCCGCGGCGGCATCACGCTGATCGACGAGATCTACCTGGGCCTCAGCTACGAAGAGCACTTCGGGCATTCGGCGCTGGCCATGCCCGGTGAGCTGGGTCAAAGCGTCATCAGCATCAACAGCTTCAGCAAGTACTTCAACATGACCGGCTGGCGACTGGGCTGGCTTGTGGTGCCTGAAGCCCTTGCGCCTGTGATTGAACGCATTGCGCAAAACCTCTTCATCTGCGCCAGCACGGTGGCCCAGCATGCCGCCCTTGCCTGCTTTGAGGCCGAGAGCCTGCGCGAATACGAACGCCGGCGCGCCGAGTTCAAGGCACGCCGCGATTACTTCATTCCGGAACTCAATCGCCTGGGCCTCACGGTGCCGGTGATGCCGGACGGCGCTTTCTACGCCTACGCCGATTGCACCGAAGCCGCAAAACGCCTGGGTGTCAGCGGTAGCTGGGACTTCGCCTTCGAGCTGATGAAGCGCGCCCACCTGGCTGTCACACCGGGCCGCGATTTCGGGCTGGCAGCGCCAGAGCGCTTCATCCGCTTTTCCACCGCCAACTCCATGGCGCAGCTGCAGGAAGCCGTGGCCCGTCTCAAGGCGGTGCTGGCATGACCGCAGGCGAGCGGGTTTTCAGCTGGCCCCTGCGGGTCTACTGGGAAGACACCGACGCCGGCGGGATTGTGTTTTACGCAAACTACCTGAAATTTTTTGAACGTTCGCGCACCGAATGGCTCAGATCATTGGGTATTGAACAGCAGCGCCTGCGGGAAAGCACCGGCGGCATCTTTGTGGTGGCCGAAACAAGCGTCCGCTACCACCGCTCGGCCCGCCTGGATGATGAACTGATTGTTACGGCGGCTCTGGTCGAATCAGGCCGGGCGTCCATGATAATCAAGCAGCAGGTGCTATTAAAAACAGAGCAAAATCTATCCAGCGAAAGCTTGAGTGACGCGCAATTTTCCGACGGGCCGCCCATAGGAAAATTAGCCCCCTCGGGGGGCAGCGTATTACACGAAGCGAAAAGCGTGGGGGCCCTACTCTGTGAAGGCACTATACGGATTGGCTGGGTTGATGCCGCCAGCCTGCAACCCCAACGTATTCCTGCCTCCATTCTTGACAGCCTGAAAACGTGAACAAAGCTTCAATATGAACCAAGACCTTTCCATCGTCAGCCTGATCCTCAATGCCAGCTGGGTTGTGCAGGCCGTGGTGGCGCTGCTGGTCGGCGTCTCCATTGCCAGTTGGGCCGCGATCTTCCGCAAGATCATCGCGCTCAAGAAAGTGCAAAAGCTCAACGACGAATTCGACCGCGAGTTCTGGTCCGGCACCAGCCTGAACGACCTCTTTGCCGGTGCCGCGCAAAACGCCAAGCATTCGGGCCCGATGGAGCGAATCTTCGCCAGCGGCATGCGCGAATACCAAAAGCTGCGCGAGCGCCACATCACCGACCCCGGCACCCTGCTGGACGGCGCGCGCCGCGCCATGCGCGCCAGCTACCAGCGTGAACTCGACGCCATCGAAGCCAACCTGTCTTTCCTTGCCACCGTTGGTTCGGTCTCGCCTTACGTGGGCCTCTTCGGCACGGTCTGGGGCATCATGCACGCCTTCACCGGTCTGGCGGCGCTGGAGCAGGTCACGCTGGCCACGGTGGCGCCCGGCATTGCCGAGGCACTGGTGGCCACGGCCATCGGCCTGTTTGCCGCCATCCCTGCGGTGGTGGCCTACAACCGCTTTTCGCACGACATCGACCGCGTGGCCAACCGGCTTGAAACCTTCATCGAAGAGTTTTCCAACATCCTCCAACGCAACCTGGGCGCCCAATCACCTTCGGGCCACTAGAGCTGTAAGGAGACCACGATGCCAGCAGTCAACTCCCGCCGCGGCCGTAGCCGGCGCACCATCAGCGAAATCAACATGGTGCCGTTCATCGACGTCATGCTGGTGCTGCTCATCATCTTCATGGTGACGGCGCCGCTGATCACCCCCAGCATGATCGCGCTCCCCAAGGTCGGCAAGGCACCCAGCCAGCCGCAAAACCCGGTGCAGATCCTGATCAGCAAAGACGAAACCGTGCAGATCAAGATCAAGATCAAGACCGACAGCGTGCCCAGCAATGTGCGCAATGTGGCCGGCGACATCGCCAGGCTGGAGCCCGCCGTCAAGGCCGAAGGTGCGCAGGCCGTGCCGGTGGTCATCAGCGCCGACAAGTCGATCAAGTACGAAACCGTCGTCCAGGTCATGGACAACCTGCAAAAAGCCGGTGTGTCGCGCGTCGGCCTTTCGGTGCAGACCGGCGGCAAGTAGCCTTCAGGACGCCCGCAAGCCGCCATGCCCAGCGCAGCCGACCGCCTCGACTTTCTCCCGCCCCGCGATGGTGGGTCCGGCCGTGCGTTTGCCTTTGCCTTGCTGGCGCACGCCCTGCTGATCGCGGCTTTGACATGGGGCGTTAACTGGAAACGCAGCAACCCGGACCTGGCCTTCCAGGCCGAGCTGTGGGCCAACGTTCCGCCCCAGGAGGCGGCGCCCAGGCCGGTCGAAGTGCCCACACCACCGCCACCGCCGCCTCCACCGCAAACCACCCCACAAGTCAGGACACCGCCCACGCCGCCCGAACCCAAGGTAGACATTGCCCTGGAGCAGGAGAAAAAGCGCAAGGTAGAGCAGGCGAAAAAAGAGGCAGAGGCCGAACGCCTGAAAGAAAAGCAGAAGGCTGAGCTTCAGGCCCGCAAAGACAAGGAAGCAGAAAAGCAAAAAGCCGCCGAAAAGAAAGCCAAAGAAGACCTGGCCAAACGCAAGGCGGCGGAAGACGCCAAAAAGCTGGAAGCCAAACAGGACGACAAAGCAGCCGCACAGCAAAAAGCGGCCCAGGCAGCCGCGGACAAACTGCGCCAGGAAAATCTCCGGCGCATCACCGGCATGGCCGACGCTACCGGCGGCGCCGAGTCCAGGGGCAGCGCACAAAAATCCAGCGGCGGCTCAACGACCTACGGCGCCATCGTCAGGGCCGCCATCAAGCCCAATGTGGTCTTCACCGAAGAGATCAACGGCAACCCGATGGCGAAAGTCGAAGTCCGCGTCACGCTGGACGGCAGCATCATCAGTACCAAGCTGGTTCAGTCCAGCGGCAACAAGGCCTGGGATGATGCCGCCATCAATGCCATCATCCGCACCCGCGTCATGCCGCGGGACGTTGACGGCCGCATCCCGGACACCACCCTGATCCTGGAAATGCGGCCCAGGAACTAGGCGCGTAAGCGCAGGCGCAGGCCCGCTGGGCCCCGCGCTGCCGGGTTAGTTGTCTCAAGCGCTCTTTGCTATCAAATTTATAGCTAAAAGCCCATACCCATCATGGGCTAGAGGCCGATTTCACTCATAAACAATCTGCACCAGCCCGCGGTCGGCCTGCGCCATCCAGCTGGCCAGCGCCGCATCGGTCGGGAAGAATTTGGCGGCTTCGCCCAGCTGCAGCTCTGCCGTGGCGCCGGCTACGCCGTTTTGCCGCCTGAGGCTCAGGCGCACCGGCAGGCCGCGCACGAGCTCGCCCTGATCCGACATTTCGCGGCGCGGCGGGAAGTCGCGCACCAGCCTGGAGATGTCGGGCGCGCTGCCGTTGACCGCCACACGCAGATACTTGCCGAACTTGCAGCGCGCGGTTTCCAGGTCCCACACCTGCGTGACCTTGAAGCGGCGGCCGAAACGCTCGGACGCGCCTTGCAGCGTTCCCTGCACGATGACCAGCTCGTCATCCTTGAGCAGGTTGCGGTTGGCGTTGAAGGTTGCCTCATCCACAGACGCTTCGAGCACATCGGTCTTGTCGTCGAGCTTG harbors:
- a CDS encoding type IV pilin protein, coding for MMTTSNKNGGSAGFTLIEIMIVVAIVGLLAAIALPSYQSYIARGNRAAARVALSQAAQYMQRFYAANDRYDADRTGTQTIWATMPPTFMKAPADGTALYEISNTGTNPSTATASTFTLIMRPVSTASMVNDKCGGFTLTQAGVKGITAAAPTAALIAECWR
- the ribD gene encoding bifunctional diaminohydroxyphosphoribosylaminopyrimidine deaminase/5-amino-6-(5-phosphoribosylamino)uracil reductase RibD, producing MQQPIHKASTPEFIQAALQAAANAPHSASPNPRIGCVLVSADGQAIGLGHTQQAGGPHAEIMALRDAAARGHSTEGATAFVTLEPCSHHGRTGPCCDALIAAGIRKVVASMADPNPLVSGQGFERLRAAGIAVDVGAGAAQAKELNIGFFSRMVRKTPWVRMKIAASLDGATALSNGQSQWITSPEARADGHAWRARASAVLTGIGTVLQDNPGLDVRLVETPVQPYRVIVDSLLQTPVDARIFQAGGPVWIYTAIQGSPREAALVAKGATVTFLPDARGKVDLAAMMKDLARREINELHVEAGSKLNGSLIREGLVDEVLVYLAPKLLGPGLGMASIGPFQALSEAVPLQFHSADRVGADLRVIARITGRDQF
- a CDS encoding riboflavin synthase — its product is MFTGIITGMGRIVAIHSLGSSSDHGKRLTVEAPAGYLDDVGLGDSIALNGACMTATSLDIPNQRFTIDISAESLAKTTGLAEPGPINLEKALRAHDRLGGHIVSGHVDGIGSVTHFAQVGESWELRIRAPRELSKYLAYKGSITVNGVSLTVNRVVDLPGESGGSEISINLIPHTVENTALGQLAAGSSVNLEIDLIARYVERMLNDPHKNIKTP
- the ribBA gene encoding bifunctional 3,4-dihydroxy-2-butanone-4-phosphate synthase/GTP cyclohydrolase II, with amino-acid sequence MTTASTVISPVEEIVADMRAGRMVILIDEEDRENEGDLVLAADHVTPEAINFMARFGRGLICLTLTRDRCELLQLPPMATRNGTKHSTAFTVSIEAAEGVTTGISAADRARTVQAAVAKDAKVSDLVQPGHIFPLQAVDGGVLMRAGHTEAGCDLAGMAGCSPAAVICEIMKDDGTMARLPDLLLFAAEHGLKIGTIADLIEHRSRNDSLVEKIGCRTIQTAFGEFTAHAFRDKPSQGLHLALVRGEWSANDVVAARVHEPLSVLDVLETGRPMHSWSLDQSLKHIADEGKGVAVLLNCGESAAQLLAQFEGTARASQAPERGRMDLRTYGVGAQILRECGVHKMNLMGNPRRMPSMTGYGLEIVGYITKD
- the ribH gene encoding 6,7-dimethyl-8-ribityllumazine synthase — its product is MFGAEKGTADKLDGRKLSIGIVQARFNESITNALAEACKHELAALGVHEDNIRHILVPGALEVPCALQALAESDKYDALIALGCIIRGETYHFELVANESGSAVTRLALDYQLPIANAILTTENLAQAQARQVEKGRDAARVAVEMANLINEIA
- the nusB gene encoding transcription antitermination factor NusB, whose amino-acid sequence is MADPIIKPKRPPQTRTGLTDTGVKKAADKSARTRAREFALQALYQHLVGRNEADSIDAFTRDLVGFHKADSAHYDALLHGCIEGAKTLDAAITPLLDRPMAEISPIEHAVLWIGAYEFTHCLDVPWRVVINECIELSKAFGGTDGHKYVNGVLNKLAPALRAAEVAADKSRQNPA
- a CDS encoding pyridoxal phosphate-dependent aminotransferase; protein product: MKIAQRAQRIEPFYVMEVAKAASALAQEFAHTNKPMIFLNIGEPDFTAPPLVQQAAARAIENGTTQYTQATGLPALRERISDWYTSRFGAQVAPSRIIITAGASAALQLACLALIEAGDEILMPDPSYPCNRHFVSAAEGQAVLVPTTAGERFQLTREKVEAAWNPKTRGVLLASPSNPTGTSIAPEELQRIHEFVHSRGGITLIDEIYLGLSYEEHFGHSALAMPGELGQSVISINSFSKYFNMTGWRLGWLVVPEALAPVIERIAQNLFICASTVAQHAALACFEAESLREYERRRAEFKARRDYFIPELNRLGLTVPVMPDGAFYAYADCTEAAKRLGVSGSWDFAFELMKRAHLAVTPGRDFGLAAPERFIRFSTANSMAQLQEAVARLKAVLA
- a CDS encoding YbgC/FadM family acyl-CoA thioesterase, whose protein sequence is MTAGERVFSWPLRVYWEDTDAGGIVFYANYLKFFERSRTEWLRSLGIEQQRLRESTGGIFVVAETSVRYHRSARLDDELIVTAALVESGRASMIIKQQVLLKTEQNLSSESLSDAQFSDGPPIGKLAPSGGSVLHEAKSVGALLCEGTIRIGWVDAASLQPQRIPASILDSLKT
- the tolQ gene encoding protein TolQ gives rise to the protein MNQDLSIVSLILNASWVVQAVVALLVGVSIASWAAIFRKIIALKKVQKLNDEFDREFWSGTSLNDLFAGAAQNAKHSGPMERIFASGMREYQKLRERHITDPGTLLDGARRAMRASYQRELDAIEANLSFLATVGSVSPYVGLFGTVWGIMHAFTGLAALEQVTLATVAPGIAEALVATAIGLFAAIPAVVAYNRFSHDIDRVANRLETFIEEFSNILQRNLGAQSPSGH
- a CDS encoding biopolymer transporter ExbD; this translates as MPAVNSRRGRSRRTISEINMVPFIDVMLVLLIIFMVTAPLITPSMIALPKVGKAPSQPQNPVQILISKDETVQIKIKIKTDSVPSNVRNVAGDIARLEPAVKAEGAQAVPVVISADKSIKYETVVQVMDNLQKAGVSRVGLSVQTGGK
- the tolA gene encoding cell envelope integrity protein TolA, coding for MPSAADRLDFLPPRDGGSGRAFAFALLAHALLIAALTWGVNWKRSNPDLAFQAELWANVPPQEAAPRPVEVPTPPPPPPPPQTTPQVRTPPTPPEPKVDIALEQEKKRKVEQAKKEAEAERLKEKQKAELQARKDKEAEKQKAAEKKAKEDLAKRKAAEDAKKLEAKQDDKAAAQQKAAQAAADKLRQENLRRITGMADATGGAESRGSAQKSSGGSTTYGAIVRAAIKPNVVFTEEINGNPMAKVEVRVTLDGSIISTKLVQSSGNKAWDDAAINAIIRTRVMPRDVDGRIPDTTLILEMRPRN